CACATTCTCAAACGACAACAAAGTAGTTAACGCTATAACTGGCGAGCTTAAAAAGTACGGCGAGGATCAGAATGCCGTAATACTTAACGTCCGCCCTTCTTACCTTAAAGAACAGAATTATTCTTACCATGAACATATACACGGAGTGACCGAAAGCGACTGGGCGCTGACAGGCGCAGTTCAGGCAGCGGCGAATAAGCCTGATGTGCCGTTCATTACGCCAATCGCTCCCAATGCGCCAATATATGAACCATATGATAAATTTGGAGAGTATAACCTCTCATATATACTTACAGATGACTTCAAACTGATACGGCTTGAGAAAAAAATCCAGTCTGACGGAACCGTTTCATTCTATAATAACGGCAGACTTACTGCAAAAATTACGGAAGACAACAACGGCAAACGCGTACTGGTTAAAGTAAAGGACTGATAGGGAAATGAACAACAACACAACACAGAATTACACAATGCTGTGCGATTTTTATGAGCTTACAATGGGAAATGGCTATTTTCAGAGCAACATAGGCAATAAGATCGTATACTTTGACGTATTCTTCAGGGACATCCCAGACGGCGGCGGCTTTGCAATCGCCTGCGGGCTTGAACAGGTCATCGATTACCTTGAAAACCTCAAATTCGATGACGAAGATATCGAATACCTTAAAAGCAAGAATACCTTCAGTGAAGATTTCTTAAATTACCTCAAAAACTTCAATTTCGAATGTGACGTTTATGCAGTGCCTGAGGGCACGCCTATTTTTCCGGGTGAGCCGATACTTACAGTACGTGGTCCTGCCATACAGGCTCAGCTTGTCGAAACCTTCCTGCTTTTGACCCTTAACCATCAAAGCCTTATCGCAACAAAGGCAAGTCGTATTGTTCGCGCCGCAAAAGGCAGAGCTGTCAGCGAATTCGGCTCACGCCGGTCACAGGGGCCTAGCGCCGCAATTCTTGGTGCACGCGCGGCTTATATCGCTGGATGCAGCGGCACGGCGTGCACAATAACCGATCGTCTTTACGGAGTGCCCGCTTCCGGCACGATGGCGCACTCTTGGGTTCAGATGTTTGACAGCGAGCTTGAGGCGTTCAAGGCTTACGCAAGACTTTACCCCTCAAATACGATACTGCTTGTCGACACCTATAACGTCTTAAAGAGCGGCATTCCAAACGCAATTAAAGCATTCAACGAAGTCATCCTGCCACTGGGGCTTCGTCCTAAGGGCA
The DNA window shown above is from Bacillota bacterium and carries:
- a CDS encoding nicotinate phosphoribosyltransferase, with the translated sequence MNNNTTQNYTMLCDFYELTMGNGYFQSNIGNKIVYFDVFFRDIPDGGGFAIACGLEQVIDYLENLKFDDEDIEYLKSKNTFSEDFLNYLKNFNFECDVYAVPEGTPIFPGEPILTVRGPAIQAQLVETFLLLTLNHQSLIATKASRIVRAAKGRAVSEFGSRRSQGPSAAILGARAAYIAGCSGTACTITDRLYGVPASGTMAHSWVQMFDSELEAFKAYARLYPSNTILLVDTYNVLKSGIPNAIKAFNEVILPLGLRPKGIRIDSGDITYLSRRARKMLDEAGFNDCLIFASNSLDEYIIRDTLEQGAYIDAFGVGERLVTSKSDPVFGGVYKLAAVENDKGEIIPKIKISENVTKITNPHYKKPYRLFERDTNKAIADLICVYDEVVDDTKPLEIFDPDYTWKRKTLMDFYAVPLHKQIFEKGKLVYKQPNIEEIRNYCLSEIDKLWDEVLRFDNPHRFYVDLSEKLWDIKQQLLKQFGQNTQK